One Yimella lutea DNA window includes the following coding sequences:
- a CDS encoding NUDIX hydrolase — translation MHFTEYDTRLAAYAAIVDEQDRLLLTLSNGEGRYAPEWTMPGGGVEFEEQVEEAVVREVFEETGFHVEVGPLLLVDSWGRTAVENDGERGFKAVRVVHLALITGGTLGTTEQGGSTDEASWFPLAEVERLERTSLVDVVVGALRGGPPE, via the coding sequence CGCCGCGTACGCCGCGATCGTCGACGAGCAGGATCGTCTCCTGCTCACGCTGTCGAACGGTGAAGGGCGGTACGCACCGGAGTGGACAATGCCCGGGGGTGGCGTCGAGTTCGAGGAGCAGGTCGAGGAGGCAGTCGTCCGGGAAGTGTTCGAGGAGACCGGATTTCACGTCGAGGTGGGTCCCCTGCTGCTGGTGGACTCGTGGGGCCGCACGGCCGTGGAGAACGACGGGGAGCGTGGATTCAAGGCCGTTCGCGTCGTCCACCTCGCCCTGATCACCGGCGGCACCCTCGGCACGACCGAGCAGGGCGGCAGCACCGACGAGGCCAGCTGGTTTCCACTTGCCGAGGTCGAGCGCCTGGAGCGGACGAGCTTGGTCGACGTCGTGGTCGGTGCGCTGCGCGGCGGCCCGCCCGAGTGA